A single genomic interval of Mycolicibacterium holsaticum DSM 44478 = JCM 12374 harbors:
- a CDS encoding acyl-CoA dehydrogenase family protein encodes MRLRFSEEQQDLRRAVRDLFASCATESEVRRLMDTPEGWDRAIWSQIAAMGLISLAIPETFGGDGGGWDDVGVVLEEAGRSLLCAPYFSTVMLGVNTLLASNDPAAQRDYLPDIAAGELTATLAVLEDTGRWDEDAVALRATPTSTGYRVDGHKSYVIDGATAGVVFVVGRTAKGLSLFAVERGAPGLRCTALETVDLTRKQARLEFADTPARLLGDEGAGWALVRRIIDRAAIGLAAEQVGGAQQALDMAVSYAKVRHQFGRPIGSFQAIKHACADMLVEVESARSVAYYGLLAAAEPDSDLSLIAGLAKAHCSDAYAHVASQCILVHGAIGYTWEHAAQLHFKRAKTGQLMFGTPTAHREALADRLCPAGRPVETLDIH; translated from the coding sequence ATGCGTCTGCGTTTCAGCGAAGAACAGCAGGACCTACGGCGCGCGGTGCGCGATTTGTTCGCGAGCTGCGCCACAGAGTCTGAGGTTCGTCGCCTCATGGACACCCCGGAAGGCTGGGATCGCGCCATCTGGTCGCAGATAGCCGCGATGGGGCTGATCAGCCTCGCGATCCCGGAGACCTTCGGCGGTGACGGCGGCGGCTGGGACGACGTCGGCGTGGTATTGGAGGAAGCCGGACGGTCGCTGTTGTGCGCCCCGTACTTCTCGACCGTCATGCTGGGAGTCAACACCTTGTTGGCATCCAACGACCCAGCAGCACAACGCGATTACCTTCCGGACATCGCGGCAGGGGAGTTGACCGCGACATTGGCGGTGCTCGAGGATACCGGCCGGTGGGATGAGGACGCGGTGGCCCTCCGCGCGACACCCACTTCGACTGGATACCGCGTCGACGGCCACAAGTCCTACGTTATCGACGGCGCGACGGCCGGCGTTGTCTTCGTTGTCGGACGAACGGCTAAGGGTCTCAGCCTGTTTGCCGTCGAGCGCGGTGCGCCCGGACTGCGCTGTACAGCGTTGGAGACGGTGGATCTGACCCGCAAACAGGCAAGGCTGGAGTTTGCCGATACGCCGGCGCGGCTGCTCGGCGACGAGGGGGCCGGCTGGGCCCTGGTCAGGCGGATCATCGATCGTGCGGCGATCGGGTTGGCCGCCGAGCAAGTCGGCGGCGCCCAACAAGCCTTGGACATGGCGGTGTCGTATGCGAAGGTGCGTCACCAATTCGGCCGTCCTATCGGATCATTCCAGGCGATCAAACACGCCTGTGCCGACATGCTGGTCGAAGTCGAATCCGCCCGCAGTGTCGCGTACTACGGTCTGCTGGCCGCAGCGGAACCCGACAGCGACCTGTCGCTGATCGCAGGCCTGGCCAAGGCGCACTGTTCGGATGCCTACGCCCACGTGGCATCGCAGTGCATCCTGGTGCACGGTGCCATCGGCTACACCTGGGAGCATGCAGCGCAGCTGCACTTCAAGCGTGCGAAGACCGGTCAACTCATGTTCGGCACGCCGACGGCTCATCGGGAGGCGCTGGCGGATCGGTTGTGCCCGGCAGGACGTCCTGTTGAGACTCTTGACATACATTAG
- a CDS encoding enoyl-CoA hydratase-related protein yields the protein MRILTLSRPDTHNAISFKLACAVAEAVEAAGADEATRVVVIRGAGRSFSAGYDLGTGSYGSRSVEENAKYLREMSRQWERVYYCPIPVIAQVHGYCLAGGTDLAGHCDITMVADDATIGFPAVRSLGVALTQMWVYHVGPQWAKRLLLTGDTMTGKLAARIGFALDSVPAADLGDEVMALARRMSMVEREMLVGNKHVINHGIDLMGREALQDLAAEQDALAHETPPARAFAAMIHRDGLRAALRARDEPFGDSRLDVHGE from the coding sequence GTGAGGATCCTGACGCTCAGCCGACCCGATACCCACAATGCGATCTCGTTCAAGCTGGCATGTGCGGTAGCCGAGGCGGTCGAGGCGGCCGGTGCGGACGAGGCAACGCGCGTCGTGGTGATCCGAGGTGCAGGTAGATCCTTCTCGGCGGGATATGACCTCGGCACAGGTTCGTACGGTTCGCGCTCGGTCGAGGAGAACGCCAAGTACCTCCGCGAGATGTCCAGGCAGTGGGAGCGCGTGTACTACTGCCCGATACCGGTGATTGCACAGGTGCATGGTTACTGCCTGGCCGGGGGAACCGATCTCGCCGGGCACTGTGACATCACGATGGTGGCCGACGACGCCACCATCGGGTTCCCGGCAGTGCGGTCCCTGGGGGTGGCGCTCACCCAGATGTGGGTGTACCATGTCGGCCCTCAATGGGCTAAGCGGCTGTTGCTCACCGGCGACACGATGACCGGGAAGCTCGCTGCCCGTATCGGCTTCGCTCTCGACTCGGTCCCGGCCGCTGATCTCGGCGATGAGGTGATGGCTCTGGCCAGACGGATGTCGATGGTCGAACGGGAAATGCTGGTCGGCAACAAGCATGTCATCAACCATGGCATCGACCTGATGGGCCGGGAAGCGCTGCAGGACCTGGCCGCGGAACAAGACGCCTTGGCCCATGAGACACCTCCGGCGCGTGCGTTTGCCGCGATGATCCACCGCGACGGCCTGCGGGCCGCGCTGCGAGCCCGCGACGAGCCGTTCGGAGACTCCAGACTGGATGTACACGGTGAGTGA
- a CDS encoding biotin carboxylase N-terminal domain-containing protein gives MFQRVLIANRGEIARRITRTCRELGVGVAAVYSDADADALHVRDADVAVHLAGSTPSESYLDIERVIEAARRTEADAIHPGYGFLAENASFAQCCADAGITMIGPSPEAIRRMGSKTEAKRTMADAGVPLLPSAELAPSDDVVAAAQTVGYPLLVKASAGGGGKAMRLVHDETTLVEHVAACRREARAAFGDDTVFLERYLLGARHIEVQVFGDEHGQVFHLGERECSIQRRYQKVLEEAPSPAVDPPLREAMGAAAVAAAKAIDYVGAGTVEFLLDTDGGFYFLEMNTRLQVEHPVTELTTGLDLVRLQLIVAAGEPLPRELADIHIVGHAIEARLYAEDVAAGFLPASGTLARFTIPDRPGIRVDTGVGTGSEVSIHYDPLLAKVIAHRDSRAEAAAALAAALQHACVDGVTSNRDLLVGVLRHPAYCRGETTTAFLSEHSPTDLVKQGRREVAAAHPAYIVAAALAVVERGRATATVLRSIPAGFRSTPSIPQEVLLDDGDTTHSTRILTRHNGYDIELDGTTPNVSIHHSSPELVDISLDGVRRRLVVEFTPERLYVSGPEAVLPLSVRNRFAEPESRVEAGSLVAPMPGTAIRVGVEVGSRVAKGDSLVVLEAMKMEHTITAAGPATVVAVKVSPGDQVDAGEVLVVLEDDLDEAGN, from the coding sequence GTGTTCCAGCGCGTGCTAATCGCCAACCGGGGCGAGATCGCCCGCCGTATCACCCGGACGTGTCGTGAACTCGGCGTCGGGGTCGCGGCCGTGTACTCCGATGCCGACGCGGACGCGCTTCACGTCCGCGACGCCGACGTCGCCGTGCACCTGGCCGGCAGCACCCCCTCCGAGAGCTATCTCGACATCGAGCGGGTGATCGAGGCCGCTCGGCGTACCGAAGCCGACGCCATCCACCCCGGCTACGGTTTCCTGGCCGAGAACGCTTCGTTCGCGCAATGCTGCGCGGATGCGGGGATCACGATGATCGGCCCATCCCCGGAGGCCATCCGTCGAATGGGATCCAAGACCGAGGCCAAGCGGACGATGGCTGACGCCGGGGTTCCCCTCCTGCCGTCGGCCGAGCTTGCGCCGTCCGATGACGTGGTGGCAGCGGCCCAGACCGTCGGCTATCCACTCTTGGTCAAGGCGAGCGCCGGCGGGGGCGGAAAGGCCATGCGGCTGGTGCACGACGAGACCACCCTTGTCGAACACGTCGCTGCCTGTCGCCGCGAAGCGCGCGCAGCATTCGGCGACGACACGGTGTTCTTGGAGCGTTATCTGCTCGGCGCCAGGCATATCGAGGTTCAGGTCTTCGGCGACGAGCACGGTCAGGTTTTCCACCTCGGGGAACGCGAATGCTCGATACAGCGGCGCTATCAGAAGGTTCTCGAGGAGGCCCCGTCGCCCGCGGTGGACCCACCGCTGCGCGAGGCCATGGGCGCCGCCGCGGTCGCCGCCGCCAAGGCCATCGACTACGTCGGGGCCGGCACCGTCGAGTTCCTGTTGGATACCGACGGCGGCTTCTATTTCCTGGAGATGAACACCCGCCTGCAGGTCGAACATCCGGTCACCGAACTCACCACCGGTCTCGACCTCGTTCGCCTACAACTAATCGTGGCCGCCGGTGAACCGTTACCCCGGGAATTGGCCGACATTCACATCGTCGGGCATGCGATCGAGGCCCGGCTCTACGCCGAGGACGTCGCGGCCGGGTTCTTGCCGGCGTCGGGAACGCTTGCCCGGTTCACCATTCCGGATCGGCCCGGCATCCGGGTGGATACCGGGGTCGGCACCGGATCGGAGGTGTCCATCCACTACGACCCGCTGCTGGCCAAGGTCATCGCCCACCGTGACTCCCGCGCGGAGGCCGCCGCGGCTCTCGCCGCAGCCCTCCAGCATGCCTGCGTGGACGGTGTCACTTCCAACCGCGACTTGCTGGTCGGGGTCCTGCGGCATCCCGCCTACTGTCGCGGCGAGACCACCACGGCGTTCCTGTCCGAACACTCGCCCACCGACCTGGTCAAGCAGGGACGTCGGGAAGTGGCAGCGGCACACCCGGCTTATATCGTTGCCGCCGCGCTCGCCGTGGTCGAACGAGGTCGCGCCACCGCGACGGTGCTGCGCAGCATACCGGCCGGCTTCCGGTCGACCCCGTCGATCCCGCAGGAAGTGCTGCTCGACGACGGCGATACCACGCACTCGACGCGGATCCTGACGCGCCACAACGGATATGACATCGAACTGGACGGCACGACACCGAACGTGTCTATCCACCACAGTTCGCCCGAGCTGGTCGACATCTCCCTGGACGGGGTGCGCCGCCGGTTGGTTGTCGAGTTCACCCCGGAGCGCCTCTATGTCAGTGGCCCGGAGGCGGTGTTGCCGCTGTCCGTGCGGAATCGCTTCGCCGAACCGGAGTCTCGGGTCGAAGCCGGTTCCCTGGTGGCACCGATGCCCGGCACCGCCATCCGAGTGGGCGTGGAGGTGGGTTCCCGGGTGGCCAAGGGCGATTCGCTTGTGGTGCTGGAGGCGATGAAGATGGAGCACACCATCACCGCAGCCGGGCCGGCCACTGTCGTCGCTGTGAAGGTGTCGCCCGGCGACCAGGTGGATGCCGGGGAGGTACTCGTGGTGCTCGAAGACGACCTCGACGAAGCCGGGAATTGA
- a CDS encoding TIGR03084 family metal-binding protein, which yields MSTLTNQLRADLAAEYDDLEHTLAAVGPDQWDAPTPAEGWAIIDQLAHLAWSETVAAQAALDPDGYIQWRDALDGDFEPAVLAGLEQGRRLSPAALRTRWREASRRLLTAIDGLAPGKRIPWFGPSMSATSMMSARLMETWAHGQDIADVVKVERTPTARLRHIAHLGVATREWSYRLRNRPAPEHEVRVALTSPDGDTWAWGSSDAPERVVGAALDFCLVVTQRRHVLDTALRTEGVHAADWMAIAQAYAGAPGPGRPHGLVG from the coding sequence TTGTCCACCCTGACGAACCAGCTCCGCGCCGATCTGGCCGCCGAGTACGACGACCTGGAACACACATTGGCAGCCGTCGGGCCGGACCAATGGGACGCGCCCACCCCCGCCGAAGGATGGGCGATCATCGATCAACTCGCACATCTGGCGTGGTCGGAGACGGTCGCCGCGCAGGCCGCGCTCGACCCGGACGGCTACATCCAGTGGCGCGACGCTCTCGACGGTGATTTCGAGCCAGCCGTCCTCGCCGGCTTGGAGCAGGGACGCCGGCTGTCACCGGCCGCCCTGCGGACACGCTGGCGGGAGGCGTCTCGGCGGCTTCTGACGGCGATCGACGGGCTGGCTCCCGGTAAACGTATTCCCTGGTTCGGACCCTCGATGAGCGCCACCTCGATGATGTCGGCCCGGCTGATGGAAACGTGGGCGCACGGACAAGACATCGCCGACGTGGTCAAAGTCGAACGGACGCCGACGGCCAGGCTGCGACATATCGCACATCTGGGCGTCGCCACTCGCGAGTGGAGCTATCGGCTTCGCAACCGTCCAGCGCCCGAACACGAGGTGCGGGTGGCGCTCACCAGCCCCGACGGCGACACCTGGGCGTGGGGTTCCAGCGACGCCCCCGAGCGGGTTGTCGGAGCGGCGCTCGACTTCTGCCTGGTCGTCACCCAGCGCCGCCACGTACTGGACACCGCGCTACGGACCGAGGGGGTGCACGCCGCCGACTGGATGGCAATCGCCCAGGCCTACGCCGGCGCCCCCGGCCCCGGGCGCCCACACGGATTAGTGGGCTAG
- a CDS encoding DUF7064 domain-containing protein — translation MTDASDDRIQPLADDRPANWSENLILTSFDRSSGLSVYVHMGRMAPEADVWEGVLSVFLPDREHLLVSRTFGSDACRSAASSGNLVFSCDTPLQRWSLRYDGMARRVTSSAAAAAPIADGPVERLRVDLTLDGLHDAWVMNKAALSQQSWGHFHLEQACRVHGHVVVEGSPIPLECTGFRDHTYGARSYGPLTHEAWVNCVFPSGRVIMAMLVEEAGAPPLRTGFVVAEGLARPLTMVAAPALTSAAGLPAAVEVTLETGAKRSTAAVVQCHAMSYTLQAPVGFSLGVSYEDPDSVVLVEGPAIFDWDGEQGFGWLERLRRVRALRRPNVTAPR, via the coding sequence ATGACAGACGCATCCGATGACCGGATACAACCGCTGGCCGATGACCGGCCGGCGAACTGGAGCGAAAATCTGATCCTCACGTCATTCGACCGATCCAGCGGACTCTCGGTCTATGTCCACATGGGTCGAATGGCCCCCGAGGCCGATGTGTGGGAGGGCGTGCTCAGCGTCTTTCTGCCCGACCGTGAGCATCTCCTGGTAAGTCGCACGTTCGGATCCGATGCTTGCCGAAGCGCGGCATCCAGCGGCAACCTGGTCTTCAGTTGCGACACCCCGCTTCAGCGGTGGAGCCTGCGCTACGACGGGATGGCCCGGCGCGTCACGAGTTCCGCGGCGGCCGCCGCGCCGATCGCCGACGGTCCGGTCGAACGGTTACGGGTGGACCTGACCCTCGACGGACTCCACGACGCCTGGGTGATGAACAAGGCGGCGCTCTCCCAGCAGTCATGGGGGCACTTCCACCTCGAACAAGCCTGCCGGGTCCACGGCCATGTCGTGGTCGAGGGCAGCCCGATACCCCTTGAATGCACCGGCTTTCGCGATCACACCTATGGTGCGCGCTCCTACGGACCGCTCACGCACGAGGCCTGGGTGAACTGTGTCTTTCCCAGCGGGCGCGTCATCATGGCCATGCTGGTGGAGGAGGCCGGTGCACCGCCGCTTCGCACCGGCTTCGTTGTCGCCGAAGGCCTAGCCCGGCCGTTGACAATGGTGGCCGCGCCCGCGCTGACATCCGCGGCCGGTCTGCCTGCCGCCGTCGAGGTCACGTTGGAAACCGGCGCCAAGCGCAGCACGGCGGCCGTCGTTCAGTGTCATGCCATGTCCTACACGTTGCAGGCACCGGTGGGATTCTCGCTCGGCGTCTCCTATGAGGACCCGGATTCCGTTGTGCTTGTCGAAGGCCCGGCCATCTTCGACTGGGACGGTGAACAGGGCTTCGGTTGGCTTGAACGGCTCCGCCGGGTGCGCGCTTTGCGGCGCCCGAACGTGACGGCCCCGCGCTGA
- a CDS encoding acyl-CoA dehydrogenase family protein yields the protein MSEPFDDFPGSAAWDAEERAFRAQIRRHLTDNRAPVFDRFDMKNSLVETLAWHRRLAAAGFPLPVCPTELGGRPRSVALQLVQAEEMAAVGANFSVNIVGISMLTPLLLALGSPEQQARWLPPVGRGEELWCQLFSEPEAGSDLFGMRTTAITDGVTLRVNGQKIWSSTAEHADFGLMLARTEPGSAGKHGIGCFVVDMKSPGIDVRPIKQIGGSAEFAEVFFDDVTVPMTNVIGAPNDGATAALRVLAAERSGLTMGSYAVFAAQFRDVARLCAQRGTRGHRDALAKLWEALAVQRLNAIRQASAETEEPIQLLALAAAGKLRSGALSVMMQDLRAELLGMSAAAIDPDDHAAALGGERFVSSLGLSLGGGTHQMQRNAIADGLLRMPRS from the coding sequence GTGAGTGAACCTTTCGACGACTTCCCGGGCTCCGCTGCATGGGATGCCGAGGAGCGAGCGTTCCGCGCGCAGATCCGCCGGCATCTGACCGACAACCGCGCGCCGGTGTTCGACCGCTTCGACATGAAGAACTCACTGGTCGAAACATTGGCATGGCATCGGCGGCTGGCCGCGGCGGGATTCCCGTTGCCGGTGTGCCCGACCGAACTCGGAGGCCGGCCCCGTTCGGTCGCCCTACAACTGGTGCAGGCCGAGGAGATGGCCGCGGTCGGTGCGAACTTCTCGGTCAACATCGTCGGCATCTCGATGTTGACGCCGCTCCTGCTGGCGTTGGGCAGCCCCGAACAGCAAGCGCGGTGGCTTCCGCCGGTCGGGCGCGGAGAAGAGTTGTGGTGTCAGCTCTTCAGCGAGCCCGAGGCGGGCTCCGACCTGTTCGGCATGCGAACGACCGCGATCACCGACGGTGTGACCCTGCGGGTCAACGGGCAGAAGATCTGGAGCAGCACCGCCGAGCACGCCGACTTCGGATTGATGCTCGCCCGCACCGAGCCGGGATCGGCGGGTAAACACGGCATCGGCTGCTTCGTGGTGGACATGAAGTCGCCGGGCATAGACGTGCGGCCCATCAAGCAGATCGGCGGTTCGGCGGAGTTCGCCGAGGTGTTCTTCGATGACGTCACCGTCCCGATGACGAACGTGATCGGCGCGCCCAACGACGGCGCCACCGCAGCGCTGAGAGTACTTGCTGCCGAACGCAGCGGTCTGACGATGGGAAGCTACGCCGTCTTCGCCGCACAGTTCCGCGACGTGGCGCGGCTCTGCGCCCAGCGGGGGACCCGAGGGCACCGCGACGCGTTGGCCAAGCTGTGGGAGGCGTTGGCGGTGCAGCGGCTCAACGCCATTCGCCAGGCCAGCGCCGAGACCGAGGAACCGATCCAGTTGTTGGCCCTGGCCGCAGCGGGCAAGCTGCGCAGCGGCGCGCTGTCGGTCATGATGCAGGATCTTCGCGCCGAACTGCTCGGCATGTCGGCGGCCGCCATCGATCCGGACGATCATGCCGCGGCATTGGGCGGTGAACGGTTCGTGAGTTCCCTGGGGCTGAGCCTCGGCGGCGGAACCCATCAGATGCAGCGCAACGCGATCGCCGACGGGCTGCTCAGAATGCCACGTTCCTAG
- a CDS encoding SDR family NAD(P)-dependent oxidoreductase — translation MSLRRKTVIVTGGGSGIGRATALTFARRGALTHVVDIAAATDTAAEDPGDGLLVGHAMDVRDAEAWTALVDRVGRIDGLALVHGVVARERDTVLEIGLPEWERLHAVNCTGTWLGMRAVLPAMINAGGGAIVCTSSATAIGGTTGLAAYVASKGAVISLARQAAIEYARAGVRVNVVAPGVIDTRLVANAPPRFIESVRRSTPLGRAGSVDEVAAAIRFLISDDASFITGHVLPVDGGLLAQGVTPLEAHSP, via the coding sequence GTGAGCCTGCGGCGCAAGACGGTGATCGTGACCGGTGGCGGGTCAGGTATCGGCCGCGCTACCGCGCTCACCTTCGCCCGTCGGGGCGCCCTGACCCATGTGGTCGACATCGCGGCCGCGACCGACACCGCAGCCGAAGATCCTGGAGATGGACTGCTGGTCGGACACGCCATGGACGTGCGCGACGCCGAGGCGTGGACCGCGCTGGTGGACCGGGTGGGCCGGATCGACGGGTTGGCCCTCGTGCACGGCGTGGTCGCCCGAGAGCGCGACACCGTCCTCGAGATCGGCCTACCCGAGTGGGAGCGCCTTCACGCGGTCAACTGCACGGGGACCTGGTTGGGCATGCGGGCCGTGTTGCCGGCCATGATCAACGCCGGTGGGGGCGCTATCGTCTGTACGTCCTCGGCCACCGCGATCGGGGGCACCACCGGCCTGGCCGCCTATGTGGCGTCGAAGGGTGCAGTGATCAGCCTGGCCCGACAGGCCGCCATCGAGTATGCCCGCGCAGGAGTGCGGGTCAACGTCGTGGCACCCGGCGTGATCGACACCCGGCTGGTGGCGAACGCTCCACCACGGTTCATCGAAAGCGTCAGGCGTAGTACGCCGTTGGGCCGTGCCGGCTCCGTCGACGAGGTTGCCGCCGCCATCCGGTTCCTGATCTCCGATGACGCGAGCTTCATCACCGGCCATGTCCTGCCGGTGGACGGCGGTCTACTGGCCCAAGGCGTGACGCCGCTCGAGGCGCACTCCCCGTAG
- a CDS encoding phosphotransferase family protein has translation MAAPVEADVERAALLAGWLAEALSTGPLEVVDYARSAGGYSNDTFILTVKEVGANSPRRFVFRWAPDVPIFLDYDILAQARTMRGLAAGNLPVPDVVGVEDDPTLIGKPFYAMSYVEGRFPPDTPPGPHGHGLFFESTPAERRRMHDQVIGAMAELHRIDWRSLDLPDLGSPDSGLAALDAQIQYWEDMLAWATDEPMPLMGKAFDWVKDHRYEPSRLSLCWGDAHHGNVLYHDGELSAVLDWEMAHIGPPEADIAWMLACDHIHVDSHGFPRLPGLPDDDEVFAHYAEVSGHPIENRQFHEVFGALRCAITVAQSARKFKLLGIQGWPQDMASNNPAIRLLAEVLAAE, from the coding sequence ATGGCTGCACCGGTGGAGGCTGATGTCGAACGGGCCGCGCTATTGGCGGGATGGCTTGCCGAGGCGCTGTCGACGGGCCCACTGGAAGTCGTCGACTACGCGCGGTCCGCGGGCGGTTACAGCAATGACACCTTCATCCTGACCGTCAAGGAAGTCGGTGCGAACTCGCCGCGACGATTCGTATTCCGCTGGGCGCCAGATGTTCCGATCTTCCTCGACTACGACATCCTGGCTCAAGCGCGGACAATGCGCGGACTGGCCGCCGGGAATCTCCCGGTGCCCGACGTGGTCGGTGTCGAAGACGATCCCACGTTGATCGGAAAGCCGTTTTACGCCATGAGTTATGTCGAGGGACGATTTCCACCCGACACGCCGCCGGGACCGCACGGACACGGCCTGTTTTTCGAGTCCACACCCGCTGAGCGACGACGCATGCACGACCAGGTGATCGGCGCGATGGCCGAGTTGCACCGTATCGATTGGCGCTCACTTGACCTGCCGGATCTGGGCTCTCCTGATTCGGGATTGGCGGCCCTCGACGCGCAGATTCAGTACTGGGAGGACATGCTTGCCTGGGCGACCGACGAACCGATGCCGTTGATGGGTAAGGCTTTCGATTGGGTCAAAGATCATCGCTATGAACCCAGCAGGCTGAGCCTGTGCTGGGGCGATGCGCATCACGGCAACGTGCTCTATCACGACGGCGAACTGTCCGCGGTGCTGGACTGGGAGATGGCCCATATCGGACCGCCCGAGGCCGACATCGCCTGGATGCTGGCCTGTGACCATATCCACGTGGATTCCCATGGCTTTCCGCGCCTCCCCGGACTTCCCGACGACGACGAGGTGTTCGCCCACTACGCCGAGGTTTCCGGACATCCGATCGAAAACCGGCAGTTCCACGAAGTGTTCGGCGCGCTGCGTTGCGCGATCACCGTCGCGCAGAGCGCCCGCAAGTTCAAACTGCTAGGCATCCAAGGTTGGCCCCAGGACATGGCCAGCAACAATCCCGCGATTCGGCTTCTCGCTGAGGTGCTGGCCGCCGAATAG
- a CDS encoding acyl-CoA carboxylase subunit beta, with protein MQRLRTSVDQGASAYVDNRQEMERALAEVQAHVGQALGGGGQKYVDRHRERGRLLPRERIELLVDIGSPMIELSPLAAVGTGFPTGGSVVTAIGVVEGAECMLIASDPTVRGGAINPISVTKILRAMDIARENRLPLLFLVESGGADLPSQGEFYLRGGNQFRHLTQMSAMGVPTVALVFGNATAGGAYVPGMCDYTILIKDQSKVFLGGPPLVKMATGEESDDETLGGAEMHARDSGLCDYLADDEVDCIRLARQIISHLGWRKLGPEPGPVVEPLEDAGDLLGIASADPKVPFDIRELLARIVDGSEFDEFKPYYGQALLTGWARIHGYLVGILANKQGVLFNEESEKAAQFIQLANQMDQPLIFIHNCTGFMVGAEYEKRGIVKDGAKLINAVANSTVPHIALMAGASYGAGNYGMSGRPFNPRFAFSWPTARVAVMGGTQLAGVLSIVARQSALAQGKPFDEDADATMRQSIEAQIEDESTALYNTARIYDDGIIDPRDTRHVLGMALSATHSAEVRGVKGGYGVFRM; from the coding sequence ATGCAGCGGCTCAGAACGTCGGTCGATCAGGGGGCGAGCGCTTACGTCGACAACCGGCAGGAGATGGAGCGCGCGCTGGCCGAGGTCCAGGCGCACGTGGGACAGGCGCTCGGTGGTGGTGGCCAGAAGTATGTGGACCGGCACCGCGAACGAGGGCGGTTGTTACCCAGGGAGCGGATCGAACTGCTCGTCGACATCGGCAGCCCGATGATCGAACTGTCGCCGCTGGCCGCTGTCGGGACCGGTTTTCCGACCGGTGGCAGCGTGGTGACCGCGATCGGTGTCGTCGAGGGTGCGGAGTGCATGCTGATCGCCAGTGATCCCACCGTGCGGGGCGGGGCGATCAATCCCATATCGGTGACCAAGATCCTGCGGGCCATGGACATCGCCCGGGAGAACCGGTTGCCACTGTTGTTTCTTGTCGAGTCCGGCGGCGCGGACCTGCCCAGCCAGGGTGAGTTCTACCTGCGGGGCGGCAACCAGTTCCGGCACCTCACGCAGATGTCGGCGATGGGGGTGCCCACCGTCGCGCTGGTGTTCGGCAATGCCACCGCCGGTGGCGCCTACGTGCCCGGCATGTGCGACTACACGATCCTGATCAAGGACCAGAGCAAGGTGTTCCTGGGCGGGCCGCCGCTGGTGAAGATGGCCACCGGGGAGGAGTCCGATGACGAGACTCTCGGTGGTGCCGAGATGCACGCCCGCGACTCGGGGCTGTGCGACTATCTTGCCGACGACGAGGTGGACTGCATTCGGCTTGCCAGACAGATCATTTCGCATCTGGGCTGGCGCAAGCTCGGTCCGGAGCCGGGTCCCGTTGTCGAGCCGCTGGAGGATGCCGGGGACCTGCTCGGCATCGCCTCGGCAGATCCGAAGGTGCCCTTCGATATCCGCGAACTTCTCGCGCGGATCGTGGATGGCAGCGAGTTCGACGAATTCAAGCCCTACTACGGCCAGGCATTGCTGACTGGGTGGGCGCGAATTCACGGATATCTGGTCGGGATTCTGGCCAACAAACAGGGCGTCCTGTTCAACGAAGAGTCCGAGAAAGCCGCGCAGTTCATTCAATTGGCGAACCAGATGGATCAGCCGTTGATCTTCATCCACAACTGCACCGGGTTCATGGTCGGCGCCGAGTACGAGAAGCGGGGCATCGTCAAGGACGGGGCGAAACTGATCAACGCGGTGGCCAACAGCACGGTGCCGCATATCGCCCTGATGGCCGGTGCGTCCTACGGCGCGGGCAACTACGGTATGTCGGGCCGGCCGTTCAACCCGCGGTTCGCCTTCTCCTGGCCGACGGCGCGGGTGGCCGTGATGGGCGGAACACAACTGGCCGGCGTGCTCTCGATCGTCGCGCGCCAATCCGCGCTGGCCCAAGGTAAGCCGTTCGATGAGGATGCCGACGCGACGATGAGGCAGTCCATCGAGGCCCAGATCGAGGATGAGTCAACGGCGCTGTACAACACCGCGCGGATCTACGACGACGGAATCATCGACCCCAGGGATACCCGGCACGTGCTCGGGATGGCATTGTCGGCGACCCATTCCGCCGAAGTGCGCGGCGTCAAGGGCGGTTACGGCGTGTTCCGGATGTGA